In Rhizobium sp. N324, a single genomic region encodes these proteins:
- a CDS encoding methyl-accepting chemotaxis protein: MLKHLKIRTKIISVVALLGLITMAGLVYVIAEFRRADAAYSAFIDHEALASMQSARASASVVASVLQVTLLADMKPDTPAFATALAAPSRLPQARERMKDALALVPSRKAAIDDIQAGIDEIETLANKITEQSKAKDSAGALANVALINAKLNALTPKMIANNDAMMAMLNDGGDALSASVNGRIVFCLVLIGIAVLGAVGFSVVVAQMGIAGPMTRLNLRMTRLAEGDTASDVGGLDRGDEVGQMAKAVSIFRDNAIERARIEARAEADRSLGDGERREREAQRTREAAELEGAVTALGDGLRRLAAGDLASHIDQPFVAHLDALREDFNNSVEKLNEALHTVGANARAIGAGANEIRSSADELSRRTEQQSASVEETAAALEEITTTVRDAAKRAEEASQLVARTRLGAEKSGEIVRKAVSAMQQIEKSSGEISNIIGVIDDIAFQTNLLALNAGVEAARAGEAGKGFAVVAQEVRELAQRSAKAAKEIKDLITNSGTHVQTGVSLVGETGKALDSIVQEVQEINQHVHAIAEASREQSIGLQEINTAVNTMDQGTQQNAAMVEQSTAASHSLATEATALNNLLGQFRLTGTGSFAAAAPIASTRPPAAAPRPATRPVAKAPAIRVAREGAARPTASPARALGQTLANAFGAGSAPKGQDGDWTEF, encoded by the coding sequence ATGTTGAAGCATCTGAAAATCCGCACGAAAATCATATCGGTCGTGGCGCTGCTCGGGCTGATCACGATGGCCGGGCTGGTCTATGTCATCGCCGAGTTCCGCCGTGCGGACGCCGCCTACAGCGCCTTCATCGATCATGAAGCGCTGGCCTCGATGCAGAGCGCGCGCGCCAGCGCCTCGGTGGTGGCCTCGGTGCTGCAGGTCACCCTGCTCGCCGACATGAAACCGGATACGCCGGCTTTCGCCACCGCGCTTGCGGCGCCGAGCAGGCTGCCGCAGGCCCGCGAGCGGATGAAAGATGCGCTGGCGCTGGTGCCGAGCCGCAAGGCGGCGATCGACGACATTCAGGCCGGCATTGATGAGATCGAAACGCTGGCCAACAAGATCACCGAACAGAGCAAGGCCAAGGACAGCGCCGGCGCGCTTGCCAATGTCGCCCTGATCAATGCCAAGCTCAATGCGCTGACGCCGAAGATGATCGCCAACAATGATGCGATGATGGCGATGCTCAACGACGGCGGCGACGCGCTCTCGGCTTCGGTCAACGGCCGGATCGTCTTCTGCCTCGTTCTGATCGGCATCGCCGTTCTCGGCGCCGTCGGATTCAGCGTCGTCGTGGCCCAGATGGGCATTGCCGGCCCGATGACGCGGCTCAACCTGCGCATGACGCGGCTTGCCGAGGGCGATACCGCAAGCGATGTCGGCGGCCTCGACCGCGGCGACGAAGTCGGCCAGATGGCCAAAGCCGTCTCGATCTTCCGCGACAACGCCATCGAACGTGCCCGGATCGAGGCGCGCGCCGAAGCCGACCGCAGCCTCGGCGACGGCGAACGCCGCGAACGCGAGGCACAGCGGACGCGTGAAGCAGCCGAACTCGAAGGCGCCGTGACCGCGCTCGGCGACGGCCTGCGCCGCCTTGCCGCCGGCGATCTCGCCTCGCATATCGACCAGCCTTTCGTCGCCCATCTCGATGCGCTGCGGGAGGATTTCAACAACTCGGTCGAGAAGCTCAACGAGGCGCTGCATACGGTCGGCGCCAATGCCCGGGCGATCGGCGCCGGCGCCAACGAAATCCGGTCTTCCGCAGACGAGCTTTCCCGGCGGACGGAACAGCAGTCGGCCTCCGTCGAGGAGACGGCGGCGGCGCTGGAGGAGATCACCACGACGGTGCGTGACGCCGCCAAGCGCGCCGAGGAGGCGAGCCAGCTCGTCGCCCGCACCCGCCTCGGCGCCGAAAAATCCGGCGAGATCGTCCGCAAGGCCGTTTCCGCCATGCAGCAGATCGAAAAATCCTCGGGCGAAATCTCCAACATCATCGGCGTCATCGACGATATCGCCTTCCAGACCAATCTGCTGGCGCTGAACGCCGGCGTCGAAGCAGCGCGCGCCGGCGAAGCCGGCAAGGGTTTTGCCGTCGTCGCCCAGGAAGTGCGCGAGCTTGCACAGCGTTCCGCCAAGGCGGCAAAGGAAATCAAGGACCTGATCACCAATTCCGGCACGCATGTGCAGACCGGCGTCTCGCTGGTCGGCGAAACCGGCAAGGCGCTCGATTCGATTGTCCAGGAAGTGCAGGAAATCAACCAGCACGTCCACGCCATCGCCGAAGCCTCGCGCGAACAGTCGATCGGGCTGCAGGAGATCAACACCGCCGTCAACACCATGGACCAGGGCACGCAGCAGAATGCGGCGATGGTCGAGCAGTCCACCGCCGCCAGCCACAGCCTCGCCACGGAGGCGACAGCGCTCAACAATCTGCTCGGCCAGTTCCGGCTGACCGGCACTGGCAGCTTCGCCGCCGCCGCCCCGATCGCCTCGACCCGGCCGCCGGCAGCCGCACCCCGCCCCGCTACGCGCCCAGTGGCCAAGGCACCCGCGATCCGCGTCGCACGGGAAGGTGCGGCCCGCCCGACCGCCTCGCCCGCCCGCGCCCTCGGCCAGACCCTCGCCAACGCCTTCGGCGCAGGCAGCGCGCCGAAAGGCCAGGACGGTGATTGGACGGAGTTCTGA
- a CDS encoding transporter substrate-binding domain-containing protein, with product MIESKRAFPILRALLAFGLFLGALFGGFAASAQQATPSLPLLFDARERLARPDLSSLVRLRFLTSVDFPPFNFTDQNGKLSGFNVDLAREICSELEISDKCQIQAIPFADLKDALAASQGDAVIAGLAVTPELRRQFVFSRPYLMLPARFVRNLAVPLDGKTAAALSAHPVGVVKGTVHEAMLAAFFPAIKAEPFDTKDALLAALKERKVDAAFADALQLSFWVSSPASAKCCALFDGPYLSEHFLGEGMTIMLRQKDSVLTAAIDHALATLSRNGRLQEIYLRYFPYGLY from the coding sequence ATGATCGAATCCAAACGGGCATTTCCGATTCTGAGGGCTCTTCTTGCGTTCGGCCTGTTTCTGGGCGCTCTGTTTGGCGGCTTTGCCGCATCCGCCCAGCAGGCCACGCCCTCGCTGCCGCTGCTTTTCGATGCCCGCGAACGTCTGGCGCGGCCCGATCTCTCCTCGCTGGTGCGGTTGCGCTTCCTGACCTCGGTCGATTTTCCGCCGTTCAATTTCACCGATCAGAACGGCAAGCTGTCCGGTTTCAATGTCGATCTCGCCCGCGAAATCTGCAGCGAGCTGGAGATTTCGGACAAGTGCCAGATCCAGGCGATCCCCTTTGCCGACCTGAAGGATGCGCTCGCCGCCTCGCAGGGCGACGCCGTCATCGCCGGCCTTGCGGTGACGCCGGAGCTGCGCCGGCAATTCGTCTTCTCCCGGCCGTATCTGATGCTGCCGGCCCGTTTCGTGCGCAATCTCGCCGTGCCGCTCGACGGCAAAACGGCTGCCGCGCTTTCGGCGCACCCGGTCGGTGTGGTCAAGGGCACGGTGCACGAGGCGATGCTGGCCGCCTTCTTTCCGGCGATCAAGGCTGAGCCCTTCGACACCAAGGACGCCCTGCTTGCGGCGCTGAAGGAGCGCAAGGTCGATGCCGCCTTCGCCGATGCGCTGCAGCTTTCCTTCTGGGTTTCCTCGCCGGCCTCGGCCAAATGCTGCGCCCTGTTCGACGGGCCTTACCTCTCCGAGCATTTCCTCGGCGAGGGCATGACGATCATGCTGCGGCAGAAGGACAGCGTGCTGACGGCGGCGATCGACCATGCGCTCGCCACGCTGTCGCGCAACGGCCGTCTTCAGGAAATCTATCTACGCTATTTTCCCTACGGGCTTTATTGA
- a CDS encoding tellurite resistance TerB family protein: MNKPLSAHDALIYVMVMASAVDSTMNDREMERIGQLIGFLPVFRDFDDDKLISVARDCASLLSGPEGLDVVLETVRDTLPAKLYDTAYALAVEVASADLSVKAEELRLLSLLRDRLGLDKLTCAAIERSAIARFRKG; this comes from the coding sequence ATGAACAAGCCGCTTTCCGCCCATGATGCGCTGATCTACGTGATGGTGATGGCTTCAGCCGTCGACAGCACGATGAACGACCGGGAGATGGAAAGGATCGGCCAGTTGATCGGGTTCCTGCCGGTTTTCCGGGATTTCGACGACGACAAGCTGATTTCGGTGGCGCGCGACTGCGCCTCGCTGCTTTCAGGGCCTGAGGGCCTCGACGTCGTTCTCGAAACCGTGCGCGACACCCTGCCGGCAAAACTCTACGACACGGCCTATGCGCTGGCCGTCGAAGTCGCTTCCGCCGATCTCTCTGTCAAAGCCGAGGAACTCCGGCTGCTCAGCCTGCTGCGCGACCGGCTCGGTCTCGACAAGCTCACCTGCGCGGCGATCGAGCGCAGCGCCATTGCCCGTTTCCGCAAGGGCTGA
- a CDS encoding thermonuclease family protein, which produces MRPAAIFTGLIGMAVVAGLLMAGEARLRGGTDGETVSAEETATAVGSAPKAGEPAVISDDRAEVIAQSAEPASQHPAPPSPGPTDGAAPKPADSERRAETAAGQAAGPAVKTPMELARPAVDNAGFLSFGERKLQLAGIVPTPADRICGPAGRQWPCGMMAKTALRQLLRNRSIACDLDAAEWKETATAACRLGTQDLSAWLAENGWAEAAAGSPLAWAAEKARQAGKGLYGDDPRRR; this is translated from the coding sequence ATGCGCCCTGCCGCCATCTTCACGGGTCTCATAGGGATGGCGGTGGTGGCCGGCTTGCTGATGGCTGGAGAAGCAAGGCTGCGGGGCGGCACGGACGGCGAGACCGTCTCCGCTGAGGAGACGGCGACTGCTGTGGGTTCCGCCCCTAAGGCCGGCGAACCGGCTGTGATTTCGGACGACCGTGCCGAAGTGATCGCCCAATCTGCGGAACCGGCGTCGCAACACCCGGCTCCGCCTTCCCCCGGACCAACCGACGGCGCGGCGCCGAAACCCGCTGACAGCGAGCGGCGAGCCGAGACGGCCGCCGGGCAAGCCGCAGGTCCGGCCGTAAAGACGCCGATGGAGCTGGCGCGGCCGGCGGTCGACAATGCCGGCTTTCTCTCCTTCGGCGAGCGCAAGCTTCAGCTTGCCGGCATCGTGCCGACGCCGGCCGACAGGATATGTGGGCCGGCGGGCCGGCAATGGCCCTGCGGCATGATGGCGAAGACGGCGCTACGCCAGCTGTTGCGCAACCGCAGCATCGCCTGCGATCTCGATGCGGCCGAATGGAAGGAAACGGCGACCGCCGCCTGCCGGCTCGGCACGCAGGATCTCAGCGCATGGCTTGCCGAAAACGGCTGGGCCGAGGCAGCGGCGGGCTCACCGCTTGCATGGGCTGCCGAAAAGGCCAGGCAGGCGGGAAAAGGCCTTTATGGCGACGATCCGCGCCGGAGATGA
- a CDS encoding S24 family peptidase has protein sequence MLSHDQIWGAIDRLAERHELTPSGLARRAGLDPTSFNKSKRLSADGRLRWPSTESIAKVLDATGASVEQFLAFLQPDAGFSRKLAGQLGAQPDGAFPPQGSSIPLLGFAQAGAGGFFDDGGFPAGQGWDVVEFPAAPSQKSAVYALEVQGESMMPLYRDGDVLIVEPGAQVRRNDRVVVRTNEGEVMAKVLLRQSPRSIELLSLNPEHPNRTLELSDVDWIARIIWASQ, from the coding sequence ATGCTGTCACACGACCAGATCTGGGGAGCGATCGACAGGCTTGCCGAGCGGCACGAACTGACGCCATCCGGTCTTGCGCGGCGCGCCGGGCTCGACCCCACCTCCTTCAACAAATCGAAACGGCTTTCCGCCGACGGCCGGCTGCGCTGGCCCTCTACGGAATCGATCGCCAAGGTGCTCGACGCCACGGGGGCGAGCGTCGAGCAGTTCCTTGCCTTCCTGCAGCCGGATGCCGGTTTTTCCAGGAAGCTGGCCGGGCAACTGGGCGCACAGCCTGACGGCGCTTTTCCGCCGCAGGGCAGCTCGATTCCGCTGCTCGGCTTTGCCCAGGCCGGCGCCGGCGGCTTCTTCGACGATGGCGGTTTTCCGGCCGGCCAGGGCTGGGACGTGGTGGAATTTCCCGCAGCCCCGTCGCAGAAATCGGCCGTCTATGCGCTCGAGGTGCAGGGCGAGAGCATGATGCCGCTCTACCGCGACGGCGACGTGCTGATCGTCGAGCCTGGCGCGCAGGTGCGCCGCAACGACCGCGTCGTGGTGCGCACAAACGAGGGCGAGGTGATGGCGAAGGTGTTGCTGCGCCAGAGCCCGCGCTCGATCGAGCTCCTGTCGCTCAATCCCGAACATCCCAACCGCACCCTCGAGCTTTCCGATGTCGATTGGATCGCCCGCATCATCTGGGCCAGCCAATAG
- a CDS encoding response regulator, with protein MQEQTIIIADDHPLFRDALRQAVVGMEGRQAIVEAGDFAAARKAAGAHAEADLMLLDLAMPGVSGFSGLMALRSEFASLPIIIVSATDDATTIRRALELGASGFISKSAGIEDIRRSIQTVLAGDIATPENYRDGQEQDPDIADLIHRLHTLTPQQSRVLTMLGEGLLNKQIAYELGVSEATIKAHVSAILLKLNVDSRTQAVIQLGKINMAMVA; from the coding sequence ATGCAGGAACAGACCATCATCATTGCGGACGATCATCCACTGTTCCGCGACGCGCTGCGCCAGGCCGTGGTCGGCATGGAAGGCCGGCAGGCGATCGTCGAGGCCGGCGATTTCGCCGCGGCGCGCAAGGCGGCAGGCGCCCATGCGGAGGCCGACCTGATGCTGCTCGACCTTGCCATGCCCGGCGTCAGCGGCTTTTCCGGCCTGATGGCGCTGCGCTCGGAATTTGCCAGCCTGCCGATCATCATCGTCTCGGCGACCGACGACGCGACGACGATCCGCCGGGCGCTGGAACTCGGCGCCTCCGGCTTCATCTCCAAATCCGCCGGCATCGAAGACATTCGCCGCAGCATCCAGACGGTGCTTGCCGGCGATATCGCCACGCCCGAAAACTATCGCGACGGCCAGGAGCAGGATCCCGATATCGCCGACCTGATCCACCGCCTGCACACGCTGACGCCACAGCAGAGCCGGGTGCTGACCATGCTCGGCGAAGGGCTTTTGAACAAGCAGATCGCCTACGAACTCGGCGTCTCCGAGGCGACGATCAAGGCGCATGTCTCGGCGATCCTGTTGAAACTCAACGTCGACAGCCGGACGCAGGCGGTCATCCAGCTCGGCAAGATCAATATGGCGATGGTCGCCTGA